A section of the Papio anubis isolate 15944 chromosome 2, Panubis1.0, whole genome shotgun sequence genome encodes:
- the USP19 gene encoding ubiquitin carboxyl-terminal hydrolase 19 isoform X9 codes for MSGGASATGPRRGPPGLEDATSKKQQKDRANQESKDGDPRKETGSRYVAQAGLELLASGDPSASASCAAGITGSRHHSRLFFPSLSGSASTPREEQTKEELLLDWRQSAEEVIVKLHVGVGPLQLEDVDAAFTDTDCVVRFAGGQQWGGVFYAEIKSSCAKVQTRKGSLLHLTLPKKVPMLTWPSLLKKPLGTQELVPGLQCQENGQELSPTALEPGPEPHRAKQEARNQKRAQGRGEVGSGAGPGAQAGPSAKRAVHLCRGPEGEGSRDDPGPRGDAPPFVADPATQVEADEQLCIPPVNPQTCLLGSEENLALLAGEKAVSPGNDPVSPAMVRSRNSGKDDRAKEEMAVAADAATLVDEPESMVNLAFVKNDSYEKGPDSVVVHVYVKEICRDTSRVLFREQDFTLIFQTRDGNFLRLHPGCGPHTIFRWQVKLRNLIEPEQCTFCFTASRIDICLRKRQSQRWGGLEAPATRVGGAKVAVPTGPTPLDSTPPGGAPHPLTGQEEARAMEKDKSKARSEDTGLESVATRTPMEHVTPKPETHLASPKPTCMVPPMPHSPVSGDSVEEEEEEEKKVCLPGFTGLVNLGNTCFMNSVIQSLSNTRELRDFFHDRSFEAEINYNNPLGTGGRLAIGFAVLLRALWKGTHHAFQPSKLKAIVASKASQFTGYAQHDAQEFMAFLLDGLHEDLNRIQNKPYTETVDSDGRPDEVVAEEAWQRHKMRNDSFIVDLFQGQYKSKLVCPVCAKVSITFDPFLYLPVPLPQKQKVLPVFYFAREPHSKPIKFLVSVSKENSTASEVLDSLSQSVRVKPENLRLAEVIKNRFHRVFLPSHSLDTVSPSDMLLCFELLSPELAKERVVVLEVQQRPQVPSVPISKCAACQRKQQSEDEKLKRCTRCYRVGYCNQLCQKTHWPDHKGLCRPENIGYPFLVSVPASRLTYARLAQLLEGYARYSVSVFQPPFQPGRMALESQSPGCTTLLSTGSLEAGDSERDPIQPPELQLVTPMAEGDTGLPRVWAAPDRGPVPSTSGISSEILASGPTEVGSLPAGERVSRPEAAVPGYQHPSEAMNAHTPQFFIYKIDSSNREQRLEDKGDTPLELGDDCSLALVWRNNERLQEFVLVASKELECAEDPGSAGEAARAGHFTLDQCLNLFTRPEVLAPEEAWYCPQCKQHREASKQLLLWRLPNVLIVQLKRFSFRSFIWRDKINDLVEFPVRNLDLSKFCIGQKEEQLPSYDLYAVINHYGGMIGGHYTACARLPNDRSSQRSDVGWRLFDDSTVTTVDESQVVTRYAYVLFYRRRNSPVERPPRAGHSEHHPDLGPAAEAAASQASRIWQELEAEEEPVPEGPGPLGPWGPQDWVGPPPRGPTTPDEGCLRYFVLGTVAALVALVLNVFYPLVSQSRWR; via the exons ATGTCTGGCGGGGCCAGTGCCACAGGCCCAAGGAGAGGGCCCCCAGGACTGGAGGACGCAACTAGTAAGAAGCAGCAGAAGGATCGAGCAAACCAGGAGAGCAAGGATGGAGATCCTAGGAAAG agacagggtctcgatatgttgcccaggctggtcttgaacttctggcctcaggtgatccttctgcctcagcctcctgcgcagctgggatcacaggctcacgccaccattcCCGGCTGTTCTTTCCTTCATTGTCAGGGTCAGCATCCACTCCTCGGGAGGAGCAGACCAAAGAGG AGTTGTTGCTCGATTGGAGGCAGAGTGCAGAAGAGGTGATTGTCAAGCTTCATGTGGGAGTAGGTCCCCTGCAGCTGGAGGATGTAGATGCTGCTTTCACAGATACGGACTGTGTGGTGCGGTTTGCAG GTGGTCAGCAGTGGGGTGGTGTCTTCTATGCTGAGATAAAAAGCTCTTGTGCTAAAGTGCAAACCCGCAAGGGCAGTCTCCTGCACCTGACACTGCCCAAAAAGGTGCCTATGCTCACGTGGCCCTCCCTCCTG AAGAAACCTCTAGGGACCCAGGAGCTGGTGCCGGGGCTGCAGTGCCAGGAGAATGGGCAAGAACTGTCTCCCACTGCCCTGGAGCCAGGCCCTGAGCCCCACCGGGCTAAGCAGGAGGCCCGGAACCAGAAGCGGGCCCAGGGCCGTGGTGAGGTAGGCTCAGGGGCTGGCCCCGGGGCCCAGGCAGGGCCCAGCGCCAAGAGGGCTGTGCATCTCTGCAGAGGGCCAGAGGGGGAGGGGTCCAGGGATGACCCTGGACCCCGGGGTGATGCCCCACCCTTCGTGGCTGACCCGGCCACCCAG GTTGAGGCTGATGAACAGCTTTGCATACCACCGGTGAACCCCCAaacctgcctcctgggctcagaggaGAATTTAGCCCTTTTGGCAGGAGAGAAAGCAGTGTCTCCTGGGAATGACCCAGTCTCTCCAGCCATGGTCCGGAGCAGAAACTCTGGGAAAGATGACCGTGCCAAGGAGGAGATGGCAGTGGCAGCAGATGCTGCAACCTTGGTGGATG AGCCCGAGTCGATGGTGAACCTGGCATTTGTCAAGAATGACTCGTATGAGAAGGGCCCGGATTCAGTGGTGGTGCACGTGTACGTGAAGGAGATCTGCAGGGACACCTCGAGAGTACTTTTTCGTGAGCAGGACTTCACACTCATCTTCCAGACCAG GGATGGAAACTTCCTGAGGCTGCACCCAGGCTGTGGGCCCCACACCATCTTCCGTTGGCAGGTGAAGCTCAG GAATCTGATTGAGCCAGAGCAGTGCACCTTCTGTTTCACGGCTTCTCGCATCGACATCTGCCTTCGTAAGAGGCAGAGTCAGCGCTGGGGGGGCCTGGAGGCCCCGGCTACACGAG TGGGTGGTGCAAAGGTTGCCGTGCCGACAGGTCCAACCCCTCTGGATTCAACCCCACCAGGAGgtgctccccaccccctgacaggccagGAGGAGGCCCGGGCTATGGAGAAGGATAAATCCAAGGCACGATCTGAGGACACAGGGCTAGAGAGTGTGGCAACCCGCACACCTATGGAGCATGTAACCCCAAAGCCAGAGACACACCTGGCGTCG CCCAAGCCTACATGTATGGTGCCTCCCATGCCCCACAGCCCGGTTAGTGGAGATagtgtggaggaggaggaagaggaagagaagaaagtgtGTCTGCCAGGCTTCACTGGCCTTGTCAATTTAGGCAACACCTGCTTCATGAACAGCGTCATTCAGTCTCTGTCCAACACTCGGGAACTCCGGGACTTCTTCCATG ACCGCTCCTTTGAGGCTGAGATAAACTACAACAACCCACTAGGGACTGGTGGGCGTCTGGCCATTGGCTTTGCTGTGCTGCTTCGGGCGCTGTGGAAGGGCACCCACCATGCCTTCCAGCCTTCCAAGTTGAAG GCCATTGTGGCGAGTAAGGCCAGCCAGTTCACAGGCTATGCGCAGCATGATGCCCAGGAGTTCATGGCTTTCCTGCTGGATGGGCTGCACGAGGACCTGAATCGCATTCAGAACAAGCCCTACACAGAGACCGTGGACTCAGATGGGCGGCCCGATGAG GTGGTAGCTGAGGAAGCATGGCAGCGGCACAAGATGAGGAATGACTCTTTCATCGTGGACCTATTTCAGGGGCAGTACAAGTCGAAGCTGGTGTGCCCTGTGTGTGCCAAG GTCTCCATCACTTTCGACCCGTTTCTTTATCTGCCGGTGCCCTTGCCACAAAAGCAAAAGGTTCTCCCTGTCTTTTATTTCGCCCGAGAGCCCCACAGCAAGCCCATTAAG TTCCTGGTGAGCGTCAGCAAGGAGAACTCCACTGCCAGTGAAGTATTGGACTCCCTCTCTCAAAGCGTTCGTGTGAAGCCTGAGAATCTGCGTTTGGCGGAG GTAATTAAGAATCGTTTCCATCGTGTGTTCCTGCCCTCCCACTCACTGGACACTGTGTCCCCATCTGATATGCTCCTCTGCTTTGAGCTGCTATCCCCAGAGTTGGCTAAGGAGCGGGTAGTGGTGCTAGAGGTGCAACAG CGCCCCCAGGTGCCCAGCGTCCCCATCTCCAAGTGTGCAGCCTGCCAGCGGAAGCAACAGTCGGAGGATGAAAAGCTGAAGCGCTGTACCCGGTGCTACCGTGTGGGCTACTGCAACCA gCTCTGCCAGAAAACCCACTGGCCTGACCACAAGGGCCTCTGCCGACCTGAGAACATTGGCTACCCCTTCCTGGTCAGTGTACCTGCCTCACGCCTCACTTATGCCCGCCTTGCTCAGCTGCTAGAGGGCTATGCCCG GTACTCTGTGAGTGTATTCCAGCCACCCTTTCAGCCTGGCCGCATGGCCTTGGAGTCTCAGAGCCCTGGCTGCACCACACTGCTCTCCACTGGCTCCCTGGAGGCTGGGGACAGTGAGAGGGACCCCATTCAGCCACCTGAGCTCCAGCTGGTGACCCCTATGGCTGAGGGGGACACAGGGCTTCCCCGGGTGTGGGCAGCCCCTGACCGGGGTCCTGTGCCCAGCACCAGTGGAATTTCTTCTGAGATACTGGCCAGTGGGCCCACTGAGGTTGGCTCCTTGCCTGCTGGCGAGAGGGTGTCCCGACCCGAAG CCGCTGTGCCTGGGTACCAGCACCCAAGTGAAGCTATGAATGCCCACACACCAcagttcttcatctataaaattgacTCATCCAACCGAGAGCAGCGGCTAGAGGACAAAG GAGACACCCCACTGGAGCTGGGTGACGATTGTAGCCTGGCTCTCGTCTGGAGGAACAATGAGCGTTTGCAGGAGTTTGTGTTGGTAGCCTCCAAGGAGCTGGAATGTGCTGAGGATCCAGGCTCTGCCGGTGAGGCTGCCCGGGCCGGCCACTTCACTCTGGACCAGTGCCTCAACCTCTTCACACGGCCTGAGGTGCTGGCACCCGAGGAGGCCTG GTACTGCCCACAGTGCAAACAGCACCGTGAGGCCTCCAAGCAGCTGTTGCTATGGCGCCTGCCAAATGTTCTCATCGTGCAGCTCAAGCGCTTCTCCTTTCGTAGTTTTATCTGGCGTGACAAGATCAATGACTTAGTGGAGTTCCCTGTTCG GAACCTGGACCTGAGCAAGTTCTGCATTGGTCAGAAAGAGGAGCAGCTGCCCAGCTATGATCTGTATGCTGTCATCAACCACTATGGAGGCATGATTGGTGGCCACTACACTGCCTGTGCACGCCTGCCCAATGATCGTAGCAGTCAGCGCAGTGACGTGG GCTGGCGCTTGTTTGATGACAGCACGGTGACAACGGTAGACGAGAGCCAGGTTGTGACGCGTTATGCCTATGTACTCTTCTACCGCCGGCGGAACTCTCCTGTGGAGAGGCCCCCCAGGGCAGGTCACTCTGAGCACCACCCAGACCTAGGCCCTGCAGCTGAGGCTGCTGCCAGCCAG
- the USP19 gene encoding ubiquitin carboxyl-terminal hydrolase 19 isoform X1, whose protein sequence is MSGGASATGPRRGPPGLEDATSKKQQKDRANQESKDGDPRKETGSRYVAQAGLELLASGDPSASASCAAGITGSRHHSRLFFPSLSGSASTPREEQTKEGACEDPHDLLATPPPELLLDWRQSAEEVIVKLHVGVGPLQLEDVDAAFTDTDCVVRFAGGQQWGGVFYAEIKSSCAKVQTRKGSLLHLTLPKKVPMLTWPSLLKKPLGTQELVPGLQCQENGQELSPTALEPGPEPHRAKQEARNQKRAQGRGEVGSGAGPGAQAGPSAKRAVHLCRGPEGEGSRDDPGPRGDAPPFVADPATQVEADEQLCIPPVNPQTCLLGSEENLALLAGEKAVSPGNDPVSPAMVRSRNSGKDDRAKEEMAVAADAATLVDGKEPESMVNLAFVKNDSYEKGPDSVVVHVYVKEICRDTSRVLFREQDFTLIFQTRDGNFLRLHPGCGPHTIFRWQVKLRNLIEPEQCTFCFTASRIDICLRKRQSQRWGGLEAPATRGAVGGAKVAVPTGPTPLDSTPPGGAPHPLTGQEEARAMEKDKSKARSEDTGLESVATRTPMEHVTPKPETHLASPKPTCMVPPMPHSPVSGDSVEEEEEEEKKVCLPGFTGLVNLGNTCFMNSVIQSLSNTRELRDFFHDRSFEAEINYNNPLGTGGRLAIGFAVLLRALWKGTHHAFQPSKLKAIVASKASQFTGYAQHDAQEFMAFLLDGLHEDLNRIQNKPYTETVDSDGRPDEVVAEEAWQRHKMRNDSFIVDLFQGQYKSKLVCPVCAKVSITFDPFLYLPVPLPQKQKVLPVFYFAREPHSKPIKFLVSVSKENSTASEVLDSLSQSVRVKPENLRLAEVIKNRFHRVFLPSHSLDTVSPSDMLLCFELLSPELAKERVVVLEVQQRPQVPSVPISKCAACQRKQQSEDEKLKRCTRCYRVGYCNQLCQKTHWPDHKGLCRPENIGYPFLVSVPASRLTYARLAQLLEGYARYSVSVFQPPFQPGRMALESQSPGCTTLLSTGSLEAGDSERDPIQPPELQLVTPMAEGDTGLPRVWAAPDRGPVPSTSGISSEILASGPTEVGSLPAGERVSRPEAAVPGYQHPSEAMNAHTPQFFIYKIDSSNREQRLEDKGDTPLELGDDCSLALVWRNNERLQEFVLVASKELECAEDPGSAGEAARAGHFTLDQCLNLFTRPEVLAPEEAWYCPQCKQHREASKQLLLWRLPNVLIVQLKRFSFRSFIWRDKINDLVEFPVRNLDLSKFCIGQKEEQLPSYDLYAVINHYGGMIGGHYTACARLPNDRSSQRSDVGWRLFDDSTVTTVDESQVVTRYAYVLFYRRRNSPVERPPRAGHSEHHPDLGPAAEAAASQASRIWQELEAEEEPVPEGPGPLGPWGPQDWVGPPPRGPTTPDEGCLRYFVLGTVAALVALVLNVFYPLVSQSRWR, encoded by the exons ATGTCTGGCGGGGCCAGTGCCACAGGCCCAAGGAGAGGGCCCCCAGGACTGGAGGACGCAACTAGTAAGAAGCAGCAGAAGGATCGAGCAAACCAGGAGAGCAAGGATGGAGATCCTAGGAAAG agacagggtctcgatatgttgcccaggctggtcttgaacttctggcctcaggtgatccttctgcctcagcctcctgcgcagctgggatcacaggctcacgccaccattcCCGGCTGTTCTTTCCTTCATTGTCAGGGTCAGCATCCACTCCTCGGGAGGAGCAGACCAAAGAGG GAGCTTGTGAAGACCCTCATGATCTCTTGGCTACTCCCCCTCCAGAGTTGTTGCTCGATTGGAGGCAGAGTGCAGAAGAGGTGATTGTCAAGCTTCATGTGGGAGTAGGTCCCCTGCAGCTGGAGGATGTAGATGCTGCTTTCACAGATACGGACTGTGTGGTGCGGTTTGCAG GTGGTCAGCAGTGGGGTGGTGTCTTCTATGCTGAGATAAAAAGCTCTTGTGCTAAAGTGCAAACCCGCAAGGGCAGTCTCCTGCACCTGACACTGCCCAAAAAGGTGCCTATGCTCACGTGGCCCTCCCTCCTG AAGAAACCTCTAGGGACCCAGGAGCTGGTGCCGGGGCTGCAGTGCCAGGAGAATGGGCAAGAACTGTCTCCCACTGCCCTGGAGCCAGGCCCTGAGCCCCACCGGGCTAAGCAGGAGGCCCGGAACCAGAAGCGGGCCCAGGGCCGTGGTGAGGTAGGCTCAGGGGCTGGCCCCGGGGCCCAGGCAGGGCCCAGCGCCAAGAGGGCTGTGCATCTCTGCAGAGGGCCAGAGGGGGAGGGGTCCAGGGATGACCCTGGACCCCGGGGTGATGCCCCACCCTTCGTGGCTGACCCGGCCACCCAG GTTGAGGCTGATGAACAGCTTTGCATACCACCGGTGAACCCCCAaacctgcctcctgggctcagaggaGAATTTAGCCCTTTTGGCAGGAGAGAAAGCAGTGTCTCCTGGGAATGACCCAGTCTCTCCAGCCATGGTCCGGAGCAGAAACTCTGGGAAAGATGACCGTGCCAAGGAGGAGATGGCAGTGGCAGCAGATGCTGCAACCTTGGTGGATGGTaaag AGCCCGAGTCGATGGTGAACCTGGCATTTGTCAAGAATGACTCGTATGAGAAGGGCCCGGATTCAGTGGTGGTGCACGTGTACGTGAAGGAGATCTGCAGGGACACCTCGAGAGTACTTTTTCGTGAGCAGGACTTCACACTCATCTTCCAGACCAG GGATGGAAACTTCCTGAGGCTGCACCCAGGCTGTGGGCCCCACACCATCTTCCGTTGGCAGGTGAAGCTCAG GAATCTGATTGAGCCAGAGCAGTGCACCTTCTGTTTCACGGCTTCTCGCATCGACATCTGCCTTCGTAAGAGGCAGAGTCAGCGCTGGGGGGGCCTGGAGGCCCCGGCTACACGAG GTGCAGTGGGTGGTGCAAAGGTTGCCGTGCCGACAGGTCCAACCCCTCTGGATTCAACCCCACCAGGAGgtgctccccaccccctgacaggccagGAGGAGGCCCGGGCTATGGAGAAGGATAAATCCAAGGCACGATCTGAGGACACAGGGCTAGAGAGTGTGGCAACCCGCACACCTATGGAGCATGTAACCCCAAAGCCAGAGACACACCTGGCGTCG CCCAAGCCTACATGTATGGTGCCTCCCATGCCCCACAGCCCGGTTAGTGGAGATagtgtggaggaggaggaagaggaagagaagaaagtgtGTCTGCCAGGCTTCACTGGCCTTGTCAATTTAGGCAACACCTGCTTCATGAACAGCGTCATTCAGTCTCTGTCCAACACTCGGGAACTCCGGGACTTCTTCCATG ACCGCTCCTTTGAGGCTGAGATAAACTACAACAACCCACTAGGGACTGGTGGGCGTCTGGCCATTGGCTTTGCTGTGCTGCTTCGGGCGCTGTGGAAGGGCACCCACCATGCCTTCCAGCCTTCCAAGTTGAAG GCCATTGTGGCGAGTAAGGCCAGCCAGTTCACAGGCTATGCGCAGCATGATGCCCAGGAGTTCATGGCTTTCCTGCTGGATGGGCTGCACGAGGACCTGAATCGCATTCAGAACAAGCCCTACACAGAGACCGTGGACTCAGATGGGCGGCCCGATGAG GTGGTAGCTGAGGAAGCATGGCAGCGGCACAAGATGAGGAATGACTCTTTCATCGTGGACCTATTTCAGGGGCAGTACAAGTCGAAGCTGGTGTGCCCTGTGTGTGCCAAG GTCTCCATCACTTTCGACCCGTTTCTTTATCTGCCGGTGCCCTTGCCACAAAAGCAAAAGGTTCTCCCTGTCTTTTATTTCGCCCGAGAGCCCCACAGCAAGCCCATTAAG TTCCTGGTGAGCGTCAGCAAGGAGAACTCCACTGCCAGTGAAGTATTGGACTCCCTCTCTCAAAGCGTTCGTGTGAAGCCTGAGAATCTGCGTTTGGCGGAG GTAATTAAGAATCGTTTCCATCGTGTGTTCCTGCCCTCCCACTCACTGGACACTGTGTCCCCATCTGATATGCTCCTCTGCTTTGAGCTGCTATCCCCAGAGTTGGCTAAGGAGCGGGTAGTGGTGCTAGAGGTGCAACAG CGCCCCCAGGTGCCCAGCGTCCCCATCTCCAAGTGTGCAGCCTGCCAGCGGAAGCAACAGTCGGAGGATGAAAAGCTGAAGCGCTGTACCCGGTGCTACCGTGTGGGCTACTGCAACCA gCTCTGCCAGAAAACCCACTGGCCTGACCACAAGGGCCTCTGCCGACCTGAGAACATTGGCTACCCCTTCCTGGTCAGTGTACCTGCCTCACGCCTCACTTATGCCCGCCTTGCTCAGCTGCTAGAGGGCTATGCCCG GTACTCTGTGAGTGTATTCCAGCCACCCTTTCAGCCTGGCCGCATGGCCTTGGAGTCTCAGAGCCCTGGCTGCACCACACTGCTCTCCACTGGCTCCCTGGAGGCTGGGGACAGTGAGAGGGACCCCATTCAGCCACCTGAGCTCCAGCTGGTGACCCCTATGGCTGAGGGGGACACAGGGCTTCCCCGGGTGTGGGCAGCCCCTGACCGGGGTCCTGTGCCCAGCACCAGTGGAATTTCTTCTGAGATACTGGCCAGTGGGCCCACTGAGGTTGGCTCCTTGCCTGCTGGCGAGAGGGTGTCCCGACCCGAAG CCGCTGTGCCTGGGTACCAGCACCCAAGTGAAGCTATGAATGCCCACACACCAcagttcttcatctataaaattgacTCATCCAACCGAGAGCAGCGGCTAGAGGACAAAG GAGACACCCCACTGGAGCTGGGTGACGATTGTAGCCTGGCTCTCGTCTGGAGGAACAATGAGCGTTTGCAGGAGTTTGTGTTGGTAGCCTCCAAGGAGCTGGAATGTGCTGAGGATCCAGGCTCTGCCGGTGAGGCTGCCCGGGCCGGCCACTTCACTCTGGACCAGTGCCTCAACCTCTTCACACGGCCTGAGGTGCTGGCACCCGAGGAGGCCTG GTACTGCCCACAGTGCAAACAGCACCGTGAGGCCTCCAAGCAGCTGTTGCTATGGCGCCTGCCAAATGTTCTCATCGTGCAGCTCAAGCGCTTCTCCTTTCGTAGTTTTATCTGGCGTGACAAGATCAATGACTTAGTGGAGTTCCCTGTTCG GAACCTGGACCTGAGCAAGTTCTGCATTGGTCAGAAAGAGGAGCAGCTGCCCAGCTATGATCTGTATGCTGTCATCAACCACTATGGAGGCATGATTGGTGGCCACTACACTGCCTGTGCACGCCTGCCCAATGATCGTAGCAGTCAGCGCAGTGACGTGG GCTGGCGCTTGTTTGATGACAGCACGGTGACAACGGTAGACGAGAGCCAGGTTGTGACGCGTTATGCCTATGTACTCTTCTACCGCCGGCGGAACTCTCCTGTGGAGAGGCCCCCCAGGGCAGGTCACTCTGAGCACCACCCAGACCTAGGCCCTGCAGCTGAGGCTGCTGCCAGCCAG